The genomic segment TTGGATATTTGTTTCTAAATTGACCCGTAATACAATTTCCTAAgattttttgtgtaatttttgATGGACCTATATATCATCTCTCCACATGAAAATTCATTCTACGATCCTGTATTTTAATACTATTATATCATGTCATATGAGGATCGCAACAATTTTCAGTTATATTATCAACcctcaaatataaattttgtttaTGCATTATGCATTTTCCCCAATCTTgctattacaaaaaaaaataaattaaataatatgaaatgaatgtaacattaaatttttttaaattaattaaacaagaaAAACAAGAACACGTCAATGTTAAATTGAACATTGTCATTGATATCAACGGGAGATATTACGCCACATCACACTCAAAATTAATCATACAGTGTACACAATCACGAAGCAGGGAAGCACAGCCCTTGGATTAAACACCAACAGCTCCTCCTCGAACCCTCCACTGCCCCGACCCACCAACGAATCGAAACCGGCATCCTCCTTGTCCACTATGCCCGGTTCGCACCCGATCCGGCCCGCCACGACCCGACAAACGAGCATGGCCCGTTTCACGTTCATGAACCCGAACTCCTCCTCGATGTCCTCCGGTATCGCTACGTGTGCCGTCCAGCTTGTCGGGAACGTGGAGATTCCATCTGTCTTCGAAGAGAATCCGGACCTGATAATCCCACAGACGCAGCAGTACGGGTGATTACAGATGGCTGAATCCGATAATTCACACATGAAAGTGTTGCAATGAAATCTTAATAGTTCATTTCCATCTGCGATGCATCTTTCATCCCTCGATGGCTTGATCTTGGCCTCTGCTTTTGACTTCACAATCTCTCTGTATTCTTCGAACTGAGTTAGGATCTTTGAGCTGTTGTGAATCTTCAGGATCCGGTGGATGGTGGGGTGTCTTAATTTCTCCGGCCAAcccattttgaatatgatccgGACGATGTTCTCGCCATCGATGAGCTCCGAAACTGCGTGTTTCGCAGACTGGTGCTGTTCAAGAAAAGCCAACTTCTGGAAGATTTCGCCGCATATGGAACATGGGAAGATATCATCAGTGGGCAAGAATGAAGGATTATCGCTGTTATTCTCTTCCGTGGGGAAGACAATGGCCGGAGGATTCAAACGTAAGGATCTTGTGGAGGAAGAAGGAGATGGGATGGAGGTAGGATGAGGGATCGGATCAGAGGAGGAAGAAGGGAAGAAAAAGAGGCGTCTGAGGAGAGAAGCGATGTTTTTAGCCGGCGGGGTTAGTCTCTTCTTGAAGTTGGATAAGGAGGAAGCGGAGGAGAAGAGGTGGTGGTGGCCGCTGCGGCGCTGGTGGCGGCGGGAGGCAGTGAAGAAGCAGCCGAGATGGAGGAGGAGGATGAAGAACGAGATGAAGTTGGAGAAGAATGGAGGAATGGTAGCCATTGAAGGAATATCGGAGTTATCTGTAAATGATGAGTGGAAGAAGAAATGGAAGCTCGATTAAAGATAAAAGATGGTTGAAAGGCAACTTCTCATTCATGGATTCTCAATGCATCAGAAATCTCTCGTGGACATTATTAGTAACCCTTTTCTTGTCGttgatatgttttttttttttaatatagtgATGACACCTCTCCAAaactattatattaattatcatTCATGTTGctatattttgtaaaaaaaaagagTTATGGAGTGGTTGTTGTTTTATAATGTACAATAATTatgtaatttaaaatttaaaaaaaagtgtatcagtttttcaatgattattttaattattattcgAGTAAAAATACTTGTCGTTGTTCTCTGACGATCTCAAttctaataattataatatattgcGAGTTATGAAAATCCAAAATGCGACCTCAGTTCCGATACTAATCATAAGATCGAACAATTACAGTTTTATCGAAAATGTATATAACTTATTATAATATCACAATCCAACTTTTTAGAAACCATGCATTAATAGGTCGTGCCGCTTGTGAAGGAGCTTAGTTTTGATGGAGCTGGAACAAGTCCGTCTAATTTAGGAACTATTTCACGTGAAGCTCAAATAACGTTGAGTAGTACTTGAGTTCAGATTActtatttatttgtttgttatatattatatagtttaaaTTGCTAGTTTTATGTTCAATGTTATGAATTGTATTTGATCCGAATACTTTGATTACTACTGTCGGTTATATCATATAAAATGAACATAATGATTACCTGAAGAGAGTGACAACTAAGAGTCGCTTATATTATCTACTATGAATGAACTTCCGTGTCCCGAAATGGGCCATGGCATGTGATCGATGACTCGTGAACTTGTCcgatttatataaatatttattctttTACTCGCAGCTTTGAGTCCACTAATTTTCCTGTCCCATTTGTCTGTCTAATATCTATTTCTATTCTATTAACTAATATATGATTTCCCGTTAATTTACAGGTCAATGATTCGTTTCATAGCAATTATGAAAGTATAACAATATAGCCTCGTATATAATAAAAAGACGAGTTGTATCTACTTAACTATCAATTAGTCGAACAGTCAAATTCATAAGTTCTGATAAGAACATATCTTACTGCTGATGATATAAGATACTGATGATATCTTATATCATCTTAAATATCAGTCTTATTATTTCTTTGTTGGCGTTGTCTCTCGCAGACATCGATGTTCGCTGTTGTAATCTGTTTTTTCTCTTTTATAGCTCCCCTTGACCCGACCGCTTCGGTTGTATATCACAATTATTGGCAGGTGTGATTAAATTGCATTCAACAGTGtggttatatataatatataaaataaaaaaattgtccGAAGGTGAAcagttaaataaaattaatagtcTTTCTTGCACAATAAATGATCCTCTGAATTTGTATTGACGATGATTTACGGCGGCCACATGGCTAACATAATAAATCAATTTGTCTATTACTATCTACTATCTAGCGCTTTGTGACGTatcttttttaataaaattaggtacctaaaaagtaaaaatgattaaaaaaaagaaggaaaaatAGATATAATTTGAGTAAATATTTTTTGATGGGGTTTTTTATTTTACTGTGATAGATagaatatgaatttttttaaaatattttaaagtgcGGTAATCGAATTTGTGTTGATTAATAAAGAATTTTGTTGGTCCTTTTCCCATTGTCTGATTGAAAACGGAACTCCAAACCAAAACAGCAGAACGTCTCCCACGGCAGACCCTACCCATGGCTTAGGTCATCCCACCATTTTGGAATCTTCCACATTGAATTTCATCCCTATCCTACGTACTACAAAATTTGTCAATGTCCTTTTGTGTATGTATTTAAAAACTCGTTTACAATAACAGGGACGGGTGATATATATCCTTTTAACGTGCCTATATACGTCATGTGCCCTTGAGAAGTTGCAACGATAATCAGTGATGAAGGGTATTTCAAATTGGAAATTTTTCCAGTCCCATGGGATCCTAACCAAGACGACGAAAAATGTAGAATTGCAAGAGTTGTGGCGGATAGTGTTCGGGCTATGATCGAGCCAATGCTGGCCAGCCATTTTAGCATGGTCATGATTTGCGATGTGGTATTTGAGAAGTATGCAGAAAAGTTGGCAGAGCATTTGTCTAAGGAGAAGCTATCATCTCACTTGACCATAGCCATTTTTTTGAGAAGGAAATGATAAGAAGATATATTGTATGAAGTCTGTGAAAGGAGCAGATCAACCAAATGTAACAAGTATTTGTTGGAGCATCTCTTAATTGAGATATCAAATATTCTTAAATGGAAATTTTgaataactaattaaaataataataaaaaaaaagttagtGTGCCAAAATCAAACTCTGCAAATTTTGAATAACAATCCAAAATTGGACAAATTAACAGACAAACAATTATttccatattatatatatgtatgtaattTTGTAGAAtgctttatgaaaaaatatattgttttcttgaatatgtgatatttaaaaaaaaaaaattgaaagaaaaaaaaatatgatatatataattaggtTGTGTTTGGTTGGTTTTTTAGATTTAATAATTCAATCCAATcaaattttttgtaatttttatcCAACGTCGTGTAATCATTGAATTGAAATtataatattgtattttaagggtttttttatttatatttatattagttaATTATCGAAAATgaaagaaatttaatttaatatttttcaaatttaatcaaCCACAAAACACATTATTatttattcaatataatttcaTGTTCTACTCAAATATTTATTTGTACAATCTCATTAACCTGGTTAAAAGGACTCATACATTCAAACTATTTGTTTATAAATCATCATTATAATTATAagtgttattttaattatgcaATATTTATATAACAAATTTCGAATAAATTTTGTAATCACATTTAACATAGATTATGAATTcatattaattataatttttgagCAATTAATAATTTGAGGTTAGTTAGTTTTATGaattaaaaacaataatatatatatatatatatatatatatatatatatatatatatatatatatatatatatatattaaatcaacTTACATTATatctaataaaataaaatattactacCAAAAaccaaataattttaatttcataGAATATTAGTACATTTCATTCAAACACCGCCTATTTGTGGACAATATTGAAGGAGCTGAGAAATgatcttcttcaattctacaacAACAGATTTCATGCTAATCATTCTTTCTCTAGGATTCTCCATGGAACATTGTAAAGCTATCCTCATTATCGAGACCAAGCATTGTAATTTTTCattgaaatatttttcatcTGCTCTCAACAAATCTAAATCTATAACTTGTATAAGTGCATTAGGCACAGAATCATTCACCCACCTCCTTAGGCTTAAATTTCCAGTAAATTTTGCATCGTCCGGCTTCGTTTTTGTAAAAACTTCCATCAACGTTATACCATAGCTGTAAACATCGCATCTCACGGATACCAACCCTTCTGAACCATATTCTAGGAGACCGAAGAAAACAAAGAAGTTCATCAAATGACAAGTGACAGTAAAAAAATTCTGATTGATGAAGTATTGGAGTGAAAAAGGGCATGTTTACCTGGTGCAATGTAGCCTAATGTGGCTAGGGTCTTTGTGAGCGTGATACTGACTCCATCACTTAATAGCTTAGCGACTCCAAAATCGCTCAAATGGGCAACCATATCATCATCCAAGAGCACGTTGCTTGGCTTTAAATCACAGTGAACTATAGGTATTGAGTAACCGTGGTGTAGATATTCTAGTGCGCATGCTACATCTATCATTATATTTAGTCTTTGAACAATATCCAAGAACTTGTTTTCCGAATATAGCCACTGTTCGAGGCTTCCATTTGGCATATATTCGAGAATCAATGCTTTGAAGTCTTCATTTGAGCAACTACTAATGACTTTGCAAAGATTTCGATGACGAAGCCTGCGCAGGACTTCACATTCAGTATCAAAACTCTTGAATCCGCCTTCTGACTGCAAGTTGAACACTTTTACCGCCACATCCTCTCCATTTTGAAGCCTCCCTTTGTAGACAGAACCATAACTTCCTGTGCCAATTAAATGGCTCTCGCTGTACCCTTCAGTTGCCTTTGCAAGTTCGTGATATGGGACTCGTGATGGTGCAGCATTAACTGAACTTTCTATCAAAgttactaaattttttttcttgcgGTACCTTGCTACCATATACAACGAGGTTATGCCAAGAACTAGCGCTGAAATCCCCAAGAAAATGTATACTACACGAAGAATCAATTTTTTCCTGTTCGACTCAACTTCTGTATTTTCGTGACAAGGTGGAACTCCATATTTAGGATCACCACAAAGTCCTTTATTAGACATAAAGAATTGGCTCGAAAGGGACTTAAAGAGACCACGAGCAGGGATCGGACCACTTAACTCGTTAAAAGAAACATCAAAGTACTTGAGATACTGAAGTGCTTCTAGTGACGCTGGTATGGTTCCGGAAAGATTGTTGTGTGAAAGATCTAGCGACTCCAAACTAACTAACTTCCTTATTGACTCGGGAATAGTTCCTTGAAATCTGTTTCGTGCCAAAGAAAGAGTTATAATGCCTTCTAAGCCTCCAATGGAACTAGGAATGATGCTTGAGAGTTGATTTCCTGACAAATCGAGAACATTTGCAACCTTGAGATTTTTCATATCTGAAGGCAGAGAAACAGTCAAAAGATTTGAAGTCAAATTCAACTGGAGAAGATCATTGAGTTTCCATAGGCTTGCGGGTATGACAGAAGTTAATCTATTGTTCCCCAAGTTAACTTCTCTTAGAGAAGTAAGATTTCCTATGCAATCAGGGATAGAACCAGTGAATTGATTTTGCTCAAGCCGTATCCCGTTCAAATTCTCTAATCTACAGAGAAAATTAGGAATAGATCCACTTATTTTGTTGTCCAGCAGGCCTAATCCTTGAAGTTTTTTCAAGTTCACCAAAGTATTAGGAATAGCTCCAGTGAGTTCATTACCGAAGAGACTTAAGGTAACCAAATTTTCAAGGTTTCCAAATGACTCAGGAATGCTGCCCCAAAGACCACATCTGTaagcaaaaaaaaattgaagcgAAGTCGACAGATTCCCGATAGAAACTGGAAGAATTCCATTGAAAGGATTATCACCTAAAACTAAATATTTTAGATAGCTGCAGTTTTTCAAAGGATTGATGAAGCTTAGGTCTGTTGTTTCACTAACAAAGTTGTTCTTTTGCAGGTCCAACGCTTGCAAGAAATTCAACTTTCCTAGAGAGTTGGGAATTTGTCCACTGAGATTGTTGGCAGAGAAGTTGATGAATGCGAGTTTAGATGAATTCGAGACAGAATCAGTGATTTCGCCATAGAAAAAATTGTGACCGAGGATGAGTTCTTGTAGATTAGGTAGCCCATGGCTCAAAATCAATGGAAGGTAACCTGAAAGTTGATTCCATTGAACAACTATCTTTCTTAATGATGAGATGTTGAAGATCTTTTCTGGGATATTATCGGTTAAGTGATTGTGTTCCAAGTTAAAGACCTCCAAATTGTAAAGATTGCCTGTTTCTTCTGGAATTGTGCCTGAAAAACAACATTTTAATATCACTTTCTCGGATTCACAAGCTACTATTTCAACAAATATTATACCTATCAATTTGTTATTGGCAATATACAACATTTGCAGCATTGTTAAGTTTCCAATTCCTTTTGGTATGCTTCCATTTATGTAGTTGTCGGACAATGACAAAATCCGAAGCTTTGAGCATTCGCCGATGCTTTCTGGGATCTGACCTACTATTTCATTGTCATAGAAATAAACCCTTTCAAGATGGGAAGGAGAAGAGCACATAGCAGACGGAAAGGGACCGGTTAGATTACAGTTTGCGAGATTAACATATTGTAATGAGGAAATGTTGAAAATAGATGAAGGTATAGAGCCCACAAGAAAGTTATCTTGCGTTACTAACTCCTTCAATTTTCCAAGGTTACCCAACTCTTCGGGGATTTCACCTGTCAAAAGAGCTAAACTTCATAAGGACTTGATACCATTCCAAAAGATcgttaataatattaaataaaatagcaTACGTATTTACATAATTGGCCTATGTTAATTAATGAGCAAGATCTTGAGCAGAAACTCAGGTAATGTAACCTCTGAACAGAGCTAACAAATCTAGAGAAACTCTTTCGAAAATTACTGTCAAAAGATGTCGAGTTGGAATTCCCTGTAACTTAGAATTATTGTGGTTCCAGAGGTTGCACCTATGGAGGGATAGAAACCTTAGAAGGCTGGTTCTCAATAAATTTTATGCCCCAAGAGACAAAAAGCTTATGCAAACGTATAGGATATAACACCTTAGGCAGGTGTAGTTAGAAAGGCTACAAAGGTCCAGTTTAACTCACCTTAGTGAAACTTGAACCgaattttttgttcaaaaacaAAACACGTACCTGTAAAATGGTTGGAGCGAAGATACAATATTTCAAGTGCCCTCGAGTTTCCAATTTCTCTCGGTATGGAGCCACTAAATTTATTGTATGACAAGGAGAGAATACTGAGGTTGGAACATTCAGAAATATTTGGCGGTATTGGACCTTCCAACTCATTCCAAGACAGAGACAACTGTTTCAGATTCGAGAGGCCGTGACACATTCCTTCCGGGAGATTACCAGACAAACTATTCCCGGCGAAAGCAAGCTTTTCCATTGCTGATTTGTTGAAAACCGAAGCTGGTATAACTCCATTAAGATTGTTGAACTGTAATAGCAGTTCCTTCAAGTTAAACAAACTTCCAATCGCTTCTGGGATGTTTCCCTGTAAAGGATTATatgataaatccaaaacttcgAGCTTGGACATATTTGTGACGGAACTCGGGATCGAACCAGTAAAACTATTGTTCCGAAGATTCAAGAAACGAAGTTCAACGAAGATTCCAAACCAAGAAGGGATGTCACCTGCAAAGTCATTGAACCGAAAATCCAAGAATCTCAGTCTATGCAACTGGGCCAACTCTTTGGGAATTTGGCCATGAAAACTGTTACCACTCAAGTTGAGTGAAACTAAAAACGAGAGGTTTCCCACTTGTGACGACAGATATCCATCAAGTCCCATGTCGGAAAGATCTAAAGCAATCACTCTTTGGTGGCGAAAACCGCAAGTAACTCCAATCCATTTGCATATTGGGAAAGAATCGGACCAGTTTTGAGACAAAACATGAGAAGATCCTAAACCGAGTTCGGATTTGAATACAAGAAGCGCAGATTGATCAGTGGTTATGTTGGTCAAGGCCATGGCCAAACATGCCATGAGAGTAGTATTCACAAGAAAAAACAGTCTCTTACGCATAACCATTTTGAAAACTGATCCCACAGAATGGAAACCATGAATCTCGCCATGTGATTGAAGTATATATATCagaaaaaatcataatttattgTGTTCCATAATTGACCAACTTTATGACCATTCATTTGCCCAATCGTTGTCGAGAATATGGCCGATCGATGGTAAAATAGACCCTACCCCTGCGAGCACTGCTCGCAGGGTAGATCTAACGGCTCGGAAAAATCtgagccaattttttttttttttatacatggtggtgggcccggatcactcatgtggagtgatCCGGGCCGTTCCCTGCCTGCACGGGCAGGGTGCCCGATTAAGGAACACAATAAAtggtgatttttttaaaaagaaaaattcgaACGGTCTATTTGTTAAATTGGATTGCTTGTCCATATTATCGAGTATCCAACTTGCCAAAAAAGTCTTATGATGACGGACCAATGTTTCTATTAACATTTATCACATAAACATTAGGGGTGTGCACAAATATATAGACACTAACAATAATATCTCgaagggaaaaaaaaaatagatcttactatatattttgatttccgaattaattattttcaatttccaAAACTGATGCTGCTTTAATATTCAGATTAAACTATTTCTTTTTTCCAAAATTAAATCAattagagtatgtctcttgtgagatggtctcacgaatttttatctttgagacgggtcaaccctacgatattcacaatgaaaagtaatattattagcataaaaagtaatacttttcatggatgacccaaataagatattcaacctacgaaattgatccgtgagaccgtcccaCACAAGAGTTTTTG from the Primulina eburnea isolate SZY01 chromosome 3, ASM2296580v1, whole genome shotgun sequence genome contains:
- the LOC140828139 gene encoding uncharacterized protein — protein: MATIPPFFSNFISFFILLLHLGCFFTASRRHQRRSGHHHLFSSASSLSNFKKRLTPPAKNIASLLRRLFFFPSSSSDPIPHPTSIPSPSSSTRSLRLNPPAIVFPTEENNSDNPSFLPTDDIFPCSICGEIFQKLAFLEQHQSAKHAVSELIDGENIVRIIFKMGWPEKLRHPTIHRILKIHNSSKILTQFEEYREIVKSKAEAKIKPSRDERCIADGNELLRFHCNTFMCELSDSAICNHPYCCVCGIIRSGFSSKTDGISTFPTSWTAHVAIPEDIEEEFGFMNVKRAMLVCRVVAGRIGCEPGIVDKEDAGFDSLVGRGSGGFEEELLVFNPRAVLPCFVIVYTV
- the LOC140825883 gene encoding uncharacterized protein isoform X1, with the translated sequence MVMRKRLFFLVNTTLMACLAMALTNITTDQSALLVFKSELGLGSSHVLSQNWSDSFPICKWIGVTCGFRHQRVIALDLSDMGLDGYLSSQVGNLSFLVSLNLSGNSFHGQIPKELAQLHRLRFLDFRFNDFAGDIPSWFGIFVELRFLNLRNNSFTGSIPSSVTNMSKLEVLDLSYNPLQGNIPEAIGSLFNLKELLLQFNNLNGVIPASVFNKSAMEKLAFAGNSLSGNLPEGMCHGLSNLKQLSLSWNELEGPIPPNISECSNLSILSLSYNKFSGSIPREIGNSRALEILYLRSNHFTGEIPEELGNLGKLKELVTQDNFLVGSIPSSIFNISSLQYVNLANCNLTGPFPSAMCSSPSHLERVYFYDNEIVGQIPESIGECSKLRILSLSDNYINGSIPKGIGNLTMLQMLYIANNKLIGTIPEETGNLYNLEVFNLEHNHLTDNIPEKIFNISSLRKIVVQWNQLSGYLPLILSHGLPNLQELILGHNFFYGEITDSVSNSSKLAFINFSANNLSGQIPNSLGKLNFLQALDLQKNNFVSETTDLSFINPLKNCSYLKYLVLGDNPFNGILPVSIGNLSTSLQFFFAYRCGLWGSIPESFGNLENLVTLSLFGNELTGAIPNTLVNLKKLQGLGLLDNKISGSIPNFLCRLENLNGIRLEQNQFTGSIPDCIGNLTSLREVNLGNNRLTSVIPASLWKLNDLLQLNLTSNLLTVSLPSDMKNLKVANVLDLSGNQLSSIIPSSIGGLEGIITLSLARNRFQGTIPESIRKLVSLESLDLSHNNLSGTIPASLEALQYLKYFDVSFNELSGPIPARGLFKSLSSQFFMSNKGLCGDPKYGVPPCHENTEVESNRKKLILRVVYIFLGISALVLGITSLYMVARYRKKKNLVTLIESSVNAAPSRVPYHELAKATEGYSESHLIGTGSYGSVYKGRLQNGEDVAVKVFNLQSEGGFKSFDTECEVLRRLRHRNLCKVISSCSNEDFKALILEYMPNGSLEQWLYSENKFLDIVQRLNIMIDVACALEYLHHGYSIPIVHCDLKPSNVLLDDDMVAHLSDFGVAKLLSDGVSITLTKTLATLGYIAPEYGSEGLVSVRCDVYSYGITLMEVFTKTKPDDAKFTGNLSLRRWVNDSVPNALIQVIDLDLLRADEKYFNEKLQCLVSIMRIALQCSMENPRERMISMKSVVVELKKIISQLLQYCPQIGGV
- the LOC140825883 gene encoding uncharacterized protein isoform X2, whose protein sequence is MVMRKRLFFLVNTTLMACLAMALTNITTDQSALLVFKSELGLGSSHVLSQNWSDSFPICKWIGVTCGFRHQRVIALDLSDMGLDGYLSSQVGNLSFLVSLNLSGNSFHGQIPKELAQLHRLRFLDFRFNDFAGDIPSWFGIFVELRFLNLRNNSFTGSIPSSVTNMSKLEVLDLSYNPLQGNIPEAIGSLFNLKELLLQFNNLNGVIPASVFNKSAMEKLAFAGNSLSGNLPEGMCHGLSNLKQLSLSWNELEGPIPPNISECSNLSILSLSYNKFSGSIPREIGNSRALEILYLRSNHFTGTIPKGIGNLTMLQMLYIANNKLIGTIPEETGNLYNLEVFNLEHNHLTDNIPEKIFNISSLRKIVVQWNQLSGYLPLILSHGLPNLQELILGHNFFYGEITDSVSNSSKLAFINFSANNLSGQIPNSLGKLNFLQALDLQKNNFVSETTDLSFINPLKNCSYLKYLVLGDNPFNGILPVSIGNLSTSLQFFFAYRCGLWGSIPESFGNLENLVTLSLFGNELTGAIPNTLVNLKKLQGLGLLDNKISGSIPNFLCRLENLNGIRLEQNQFTGSIPDCIGNLTSLREVNLGNNRLTSVIPASLWKLNDLLQLNLTSNLLTVSLPSDMKNLKVANVLDLSGNQLSSIIPSSIGGLEGIITLSLARNRFQGTIPESIRKLVSLESLDLSHNNLSGTIPASLEALQYLKYFDVSFNELSGPIPARGLFKSLSSQFFMSNKGLCGDPKYGVPPCHENTEVESNRKKLILRVVYIFLGISALVLGITSLYMVARYRKKKNLVTLIESSVNAAPSRVPYHELAKATEGYSESHLIGTGSYGSVYKGRLQNGEDVAVKVFNLQSEGGFKSFDTECEVLRRLRHRNLCKVISSCSNEDFKALILEYMPNGSLEQWLYSENKFLDIVQRLNIMIDVACALEYLHHGYSIPIVHCDLKPSNVLLDDDMVAHLSDFGVAKLLSDGVSITLTKTLATLGYIAPEYGSEGLVSVRCDVYSYGITLMEVFTKTKPDDAKFTGNLSLRRWVNDSVPNALIQVIDLDLLRADEKYFNEKLQCLVSIMRIALQCSMENPRERMISMKSVVVELKKIISQLLQYCPQIGGV